In the genome of Photobacterium sp. TLY01, one region contains:
- the pflB gene encoding formate C-acetyltransferase gives MTDQFATAWQGFKAGEWQSEVNVRDFIQKNYTPYEGNEDFLASEGTAATQQLWAKVMEGIKQENATHAPVDFDTSIISTITAHDAGYIDKSLETIVGLQTDAPLKRAIIPNGGIRMVESSCKAYDRELDPQVKKIFTEYRKTHNQGVFDIYTPDIMKCRKSGVLTGLPDAYGRGRIIGDYRRVALYGIDYLMQDKLAQFTSLQARFEQGEDLQMTMQLREEIADQHHALAQMKEMAAKYGYDISRPAETAQEAIQWTYFGYLAAVKSQNGAAMSLGRTSTFLDIYIERDLAAGKISEEQAQEMIDHFVMKLRMVRFLRTPEYDELFSGDPIWATESIGGMGVDGRTLVSKTSFRFLNTLYTMGPSPEPNITVLWSDRLPAGFKKFCAKVSIDTSSIQYENDDLMRPDFNSDDYAIACCVSPMVVGKHMQFFGARANLAKTLLYSINGGVDEKLKLQVGPKAAPMTDEVLDYDKVMASLDSLMDWLATQYVTALNAIHFMHDKYSYEAALMALHDRDVRRTMACGIAGLSVAADSLSAIKYAKVKPVRDEDGIAIDFDIEGDYPKFGNNDARVDDIACDLVERFMNKIRQLKTYRDAIPTQSILTITSNVVYGKKTGNTPDGRRAGQPFAPGANPMHGRDEKGAVASLTSVGKLPFAHAKDGISYTFSIVPNALGKSDDTRRANLAGLMDGYFHHDAGIEGGQHLNVNVLNRETLEDAVKHPEKYPQLTIRVSGYAVRFNSLTTEQQQDVIARTFTDSL, from the coding sequence ATGACAGATCAATTTGCGACGGCTTGGCAAGGTTTCAAGGCCGGTGAATGGCAAAGCGAAGTCAATGTCCGTGATTTCATCCAGAAAAACTACACCCCTTACGAGGGCAATGAAGATTTTCTGGCCAGTGAGGGCACAGCGGCAACCCAGCAGCTCTGGGCAAAAGTGATGGAAGGTATCAAACAGGAAAACGCCACACACGCCCCTGTTGATTTTGATACCTCAATCATTTCTACCATCACGGCTCACGATGCGGGCTATATCGACAAATCACTGGAAACCATCGTCGGTCTGCAAACGGATGCCCCGCTGAAACGGGCGATAATTCCGAATGGCGGTATCCGTATGGTCGAGAGTTCCTGTAAAGCATACGACCGTGAACTCGATCCTCAGGTCAAGAAAATCTTCACTGAATACCGCAAAACCCACAACCAGGGTGTGTTCGATATTTATACCCCGGATATCATGAAATGCCGTAAGTCCGGCGTGCTGACCGGGCTGCCCGATGCCTACGGCCGTGGCCGCATCATCGGTGACTATCGCCGTGTGGCGCTGTACGGGATTGACTATCTGATGCAGGACAAGCTGGCTCAGTTTACCTCGCTGCAAGCGCGTTTCGAGCAAGGCGAAGATCTGCAGATGACCATGCAGCTACGCGAGGAAATCGCCGATCAGCACCATGCACTGGCACAGATGAAAGAAATGGCCGCCAAATACGGTTACGACATTTCGCGTCCTGCCGAAACCGCGCAGGAAGCCATTCAGTGGACGTACTTTGGCTATCTTGCAGCGGTGAAATCACAAAACGGCGCGGCAATGTCATTGGGGCGTACCTCAACCTTCCTTGACATCTACATCGAGCGGGATCTGGCCGCCGGTAAGATCAGCGAAGAACAAGCCCAGGAAATGATTGATCATTTCGTGATGAAACTGCGTATGGTGCGCTTCCTGCGGACGCCTGAATACGATGAATTGTTCTCCGGCGATCCTATCTGGGCAACCGAATCCATTGGCGGCATGGGCGTTGATGGTCGGACATTGGTGTCAAAAACCAGCTTCCGCTTCCTCAATACCCTGTACACCATGGGGCCAAGCCCCGAGCCGAACATCACTGTACTCTGGTCTGATCGCCTGCCGGCAGGCTTTAAGAAATTCTGCGCCAAAGTGTCGATTGATACTTCATCAATTCAGTATGAAAACGATGATCTGATGCGCCCGGATTTCAATTCAGACGATTACGCCATTGCCTGCTGTGTCTCCCCCATGGTGGTCGGGAAGCATATGCAGTTTTTCGGCGCCCGGGCCAACCTGGCCAAAACCCTGTTGTACTCCATCAACGGCGGTGTGGATGAAAAACTGAAACTGCAGGTCGGCCCGAAAGCCGCCCCGATGACAGATGAAGTGCTGGATTACGACAAAGTGATGGCCAGCCTGGATTCTCTGATGGACTGGCTGGCGACACAGTATGTCACCGCGCTGAACGCCATTCATTTCATGCATGACAAGTACAGCTACGAAGCCGCTCTGATGGCCCTGCACGACAGAGACGTGCGTCGCACCATGGCCTGTGGGATCGCCGGCCTGTCGGTGGCGGCGGATTCCCTGTCGGCCATTAAGTATGCCAAAGTGAAGCCGGTACGTGACGAAGACGGCATTGCCATTGATTTTGATATCGAAGGCGACTATCCGAAATTCGGAAATAACGATGCCCGTGTCGATGACATCGCCTGTGATCTGGTCGAACGGTTTATGAATAAGATCCGTCAGCTGAAAACCTACCGCGATGCCATTCCGACTCAGTCGATTCTGACCATCACCTCCAACGTGGTGTACGGAAAGAAAACCGGGAACACCCCGGACGGACGCCGTGCCGGTCAGCCCTTCGCACCAGGTGCCAACCCGATGCATGGTCGCGATGAGAAAGGCGCGGTAGCCTCGCTGACCTCAGTGGGTAAATTGCCGTTCGCACACGCCAAAGACGGTATTTCTTATACCTTCTCTATCGTGCCGAATGCTCTGGGGAAATCGGACGATACCCGCCGTGCAAATCTGGCCGGTCTGATGGATGGTTATTTCCACCACGATGCCGGTATTGAAGGCGGCCAGCACCTGAACGTCAATGTGCTGAACCGTGAAACACTGGAAGATGCGGTGAAGCATCCGGAGAAATACCCGCAACTCACCATCCGGGTATCCGGGTATGCGGTACGCTTCAACTCACTGACGACAGAGCAGCAACAGGACGTGATTGCGCGGACCTTTACTGACTCGCTGTAA
- the pflA gene encoding pyruvate formate lyase 1-activating protein has translation MTVKGRIHSFESCGTVDGPGIRFIVFMQGCLLRCQYCHNRDTWDLEGGREITVDELMKEALSYRHFMTASGGGVTASGGEAILQPEFIRDFFRAAKAENIHTCLDTNGYVRKHTPVIDELLAVTDLVMLDLKQIDDAIHHDLVGVPNKRILDFARYLHKIGQKTWIRHVVVPGFTDNETSARQLGEFIQGMDNIEKVELLPYHQLGAHKWEAMGYDYPLEGVKPPSKAVMDKVKAILSQYHPNVMY, from the coding sequence ATGACAGTCAAAGGCCGTATTCACTCCTTTGAATCCTGCGGCACTGTGGATGGCCCGGGCATCCGCTTCATCGTGTTTATGCAAGGTTGCCTGCTGCGATGCCAGTACTGCCACAACCGGGACACCTGGGATCTGGAAGGCGGACGTGAAATCACAGTAGATGAGCTGATGAAAGAAGCCCTCTCTTATCGCCATTTCATGACAGCCTCAGGTGGCGGGGTCACCGCATCCGGCGGTGAGGCGATCTTACAGCCAGAATTCATCCGCGACTTTTTCCGGGCAGCCAAAGCCGAGAACATCCATACCTGTCTGGATACCAACGGTTATGTCCGTAAACATACCCCTGTGATTGATGAGCTGCTGGCGGTGACGGATCTGGTGATGCTGGATCTCAAGCAAATCGACGATGCGATTCACCACGATTTGGTGGGCGTGCCCAACAAACGTATTCTCGACTTCGCCCGTTATCTGCACAAAATCGGCCAGAAAACCTGGATTCGTCATGTCGTGGTCCCCGGTTTTACCGACAACGAGACCTCTGCCCGCCAACTGGGCGAATTCATTCAGGGAATGGACAATATCGAGAAAGTCGAACTGCTCCCCTACCACCAGCTAGGCGCACACAAATGGGAAGCCATGGGGTATGACTATCCGCTGGAAGGGGTCAAACCGCCGTCAAAAGCTGTGATGGACAAGGTAAAAGCCATCCTGTCGCAGTATCATCCCAATGTGATGTATTGA
- a CDS encoding energy-coupling factor ABC transporter permease — translation MTMLPWAGWAIWLAVLFFAYPREFYPKFKHQKDYQHLVSGTVVILFLLWSLRAGLVDGLKVHFLALTVLTLTHGWRIAIWIAAVPGFLLAAFGIQDWQDLGLVNLTSVVAPVLLSYWVFLLSYRYLTRHLFVYIFVAAFFNGALSQVVHMLLTGSWIWLEGQYSWQYIVDNYLLLIPLLLFPEALLNGMATTLLVVYKPEWVRTFYERDYIYQRDK, via the coding sequence ATGACAATGCTTCCCTGGGCAGGCTGGGCCATATGGCTGGCCGTGCTCTTCTTCGCTTATCCGCGCGAATTCTATCCGAAGTTCAAACACCAGAAAGACTACCAGCACCTGGTCTCCGGCACTGTGGTGATACTCTTTTTATTGTGGAGCCTGCGGGCCGGACTGGTTGATGGGCTGAAAGTCCATTTTCTGGCTCTGACCGTGCTGACCCTGACCCATGGCTGGCGAATCGCGATATGGATCGCGGCGGTTCCGGGTTTTCTGCTCGCAGCATTCGGTATTCAGGACTGGCAGGATCTGGGACTGGTCAATCTGACCAGTGTGGTGGCGCCTGTATTGCTCAGTTATTGGGTTTTCTTACTGAGTTACCGGTATCTGACCCGGCATCTCTTTGTGTATATTTTTGTTGCGGCATTTTTTAACGGCGCCCTGTCGCAGGTGGTCCATATGCTGCTGACAGGCAGCTGGATCTGGCTTGAAGGGCAATACAGCTGGCAATACATCGTCGATAACTATTTATTGCTCATTCCTTTGCTGTTGTTCCCTGAAGCCTTGCTCAACGGCATGGCGACGACTTTGCTGGTGGTGTACAAACCTGAGTGGGTGAGAACCTTTTATGAACGGGATTATATTTACCAGCGGGATAAGTAA
- a CDS encoding YfbU family protein, which produces MEMTHAQRLILSNQYRLMAQLDPEHAGKFQRLQTIVERGYGLQLRELDKDFGAISEEECKEIIQVMEMHHAMQESCNQLNQAEQSRIDTRRLTFLGFDAASESQQMHYVRFLTEVENLYPHFLPSEHSFNSHVPMQSKYRRMLSVWQRCPRQYHLSASELQQILSA; this is translated from the coding sequence ATGGAAATGACACATGCACAACGTCTCATTCTGTCGAATCAATATCGCCTGATGGCACAGCTCGATCCCGAGCATGCCGGCAAGTTTCAGCGTCTGCAAACCATAGTGGAGCGTGGCTACGGGCTGCAATTACGAGAGCTGGATAAGGACTTTGGGGCGATTTCAGAAGAAGAATGTAAAGAAATCATCCAAGTGATGGAAATGCACCATGCCATGCAAGAATCCTGCAATCAGTTAAACCAAGCCGAGCAAAGCCGGATTGATACGCGCCGCCTGACTTTTCTGGGCTTTGATGCCGCGAGTGAATCTCAGCAAATGCATTATGTTCGCTTCCTGACTGAAGTAGAAAATCTTTATCCGCATTTCCTGCCATCAGAGCACAGTTTTAACAGTCATGTGCCCATGCAGAGTAAATATCGCCGTATGCTGAGCGTCTGGCAACGGTGCCCTCGCCAGTATCATCTCTCTGCTAGTGAGCTGCAGCAAATCCTCAGTGCCTGA
- a CDS encoding ABC transporter substrate-binding protein, translated as MLYRLWIILLLAASPLHASEKKQLVILTTFNPALLSSSIKIFEQQYSDLDVLILQRRESEGLALLARPDHGVNVVLSSSRRLFQPLADSHDLVPVSELTHARSPLDSDHVAVLGFSGCGIIWNQRYTDRHALPVPSRWESLIAPVYHNHLVMSSPSRSATTHLMVESLLQRYDWDQGWQLLLQLGGNLNAISASNQRATDLVASGQSGIGLVIDSYAKAQQDHFPFIHFQYQPDSMILPSYIAALDRRQADQAGIAFVRFMLSAASQARLAQSPLYKMGRTHLPEIDAATFVMDTGLMEKRAVAVQQLFDISISQQQPLLNHAWQLIHQIRQLPALTEQQAAQLARSTMLASTPVISARQADSEDFLLLQDPVRHPASALTVGLWQAQMSRQLQQSIRLSQDILMSYKQEL; from the coding sequence ATGTTATACCGGCTTTGGATCATCCTATTACTGGCAGCTTCCCCCCTGCACGCCAGTGAGAAAAAGCAGCTGGTGATTCTGACCACGTTCAATCCTGCCCTGCTGAGCAGCAGTATCAAGATTTTTGAACAGCAATATTCGGATCTGGACGTTCTGATCCTGCAACGCCGGGAAAGTGAAGGTCTGGCGCTGCTGGCAAGACCCGATCACGGCGTCAATGTGGTGCTGTCCTCTTCCCGGCGCCTGTTTCAGCCACTGGCCGACAGCCATGACCTGGTGCCGGTTTCCGAACTGACCCATGCGCGCAGCCCGCTCGATTCAGACCACGTTGCCGTTCTGGGATTTTCCGGCTGCGGGATCATCTGGAACCAGCGCTATACCGACAGACATGCGCTCCCTGTTCCGTCGCGCTGGGAGTCACTGATTGCTCCCGTCTACCATAACCATCTGGTCATGAGCAGCCCTTCCCGCTCTGCGACAACGCACCTGATGGTGGAAAGCCTGCTGCAACGTTATGACTGGGATCAGGGGTGGCAGTTACTGCTGCAGCTGGGGGGGAATCTGAATGCCATCTCGGCCAGCAACCAGCGTGCCACCGATCTCGTCGCCAGCGGACAATCCGGCATCGGTTTGGTGATCGACAGTTATGCCAAAGCACAGCAGGATCATTTTCCGTTTATTCATTTTCAGTATCAGCCCGACAGCATGATTCTGCCGAGCTATATCGCAGCACTGGACAGAAGACAGGCCGATCAGGCGGGTATTGCGTTCGTCCGTTTTATGCTGTCAGCCGCGTCACAGGCGCGCCTTGCGCAGTCGCCCCTCTATAAAATGGGCCGGACACATCTCCCCGAGATAGACGCTGCAACATTCGTGATGGATACCGGTTTAATGGAAAAACGGGCTGTTGCTGTGCAGCAGCTCTTCGATATCAGTATCAGTCAGCAGCAACCTTTGCTGAATCATGCCTGGCAGCTGATCCACCAAATCCGGCAACTGCCGGCCCTGACAGAGCAACAAGCGGCGCAACTGGCACGTTCCACGATGCTGGCTTCAACCCCAGTGATCAGTGCCAGGCAAGCCGATTCGGAGGATTTTTTGTTGCTGCAGGACCCGGTTCGCCATCCTGCTTCTGCGCTGACAGTCGGTCTGTGGCAAGCGCAAATGAGCCGGCAATTACAGCAATCCATCCGTTTATCTCAGGACATACTCATGTCCTATAAACAGGAGCTGTGA
- a CDS encoding ATP-binding protein, which translates to MLKRKTIGNRLISAISLMAFLSIGVSLIALITWENLDDQIDAIVSKNLPTLRASYHLERSTAALKDSLHNIGFNQDPTRHAVLKQQIQTEADKITQSIANTASLSSYPALKIEHASLLKDIETYSELLSKRSSLQLALAQSESRLRWLHQKVVDELAPIRQEVEWQLTRTTPNHLDSDTIRATVNEFSLIQSITVKESELFQLVQEMFHQGENRDISNAFHYIGFQINQLKIISDSLSHYPSTLAFRQQLNEMVSQVEPEGPVAMQLSVLSELEKTIRIYDERINNRLTYQEDLIQTMVGQADASLLALNDHTRQSVMISSYILLGVVLLAITLSVFLSVYLVSRGIVARLNQLSRDLYAVAHGNLNARIQVDGDDEIGLLGDSLRQFRQQMLEMQRANALNLINNTQASLITCDLSGIVESVNPSALSLFDAETIPDNQTIWALFNRAMEPRLKRLFLPSSPLQANGACNLTIKQAHSGEQRYLRLDFRLFKQGQEAKVIITVTDITEQENAARWLENMVQEKTESLTKRNRQLKAEIEDRKRIEEDLRATQDELIQAAKMAVVGQTMTSLAHELNQPLSAMTTHIFATRMAVDKNNLTQLTASLDKMDSLTERMARIITSLRNFAKKQSANRMLQAVDIQESINHAQQLIESRLKVQQTRLISSINSPFQVIADPVQLEQVLVNLFVNSCDAVAGCETREIYVELLHHSAQRHTFSLAICDTGPGFARDMIEKLFTPFTTTKDVGLGLGLNICRSIMNRLNGDIYLASTLQGGAMVVLELKKYDD; encoded by the coding sequence ATGCTGAAACGCAAAACGATTGGCAATCGCCTGATTAGCGCCATCAGTCTGATGGCATTTCTGAGCATAGGGGTCAGCCTGATTGCACTGATCACCTGGGAAAACCTGGATGATCAGATCGATGCCATTGTCAGCAAAAACCTGCCGACACTCAGGGCCAGCTACCACCTTGAACGCAGCACGGCGGCGCTGAAAGACAGCCTGCACAATATCGGTTTCAATCAGGATCCGACCCGTCACGCTGTGCTGAAACAACAGATTCAGACCGAAGCCGACAAGATCACCCAGTCGATTGCAAACACCGCCAGCCTGTCTTCCTATCCGGCGCTGAAAATTGAGCACGCCAGCTTGCTCAAAGATATCGAGACTTACAGCGAACTGCTGAGCAAGCGCTCATCCCTGCAGCTGGCGTTGGCGCAATCTGAAAGCCGGCTCCGCTGGCTGCACCAAAAAGTGGTGGATGAGCTGGCTCCCATTCGTCAGGAAGTGGAATGGCAGTTAACGCGTACAACCCCCAATCACCTGGACAGTGACACCATCCGGGCAACAGTGAACGAGTTTTCACTCATTCAGTCCATCACAGTCAAAGAAAGTGAGCTGTTCCAGCTGGTACAAGAAATGTTTCATCAGGGGGAGAACCGGGATATCTCCAATGCTTTTCACTATATTGGATTTCAAATCAATCAGTTGAAAATCATCAGTGATTCTCTCAGTCACTATCCTTCCACGCTGGCGTTCCGGCAGCAACTCAACGAGATGGTCAGTCAGGTAGAGCCGGAAGGCCCGGTGGCGATGCAACTGAGCGTGCTGTCCGAGTTGGAGAAAACCATCCGGATCTATGATGAACGCATTAACAATCGCCTGACTTATCAGGAGGATCTGATCCAGACGATGGTCGGTCAGGCAGATGCCTCACTGCTGGCACTCAACGATCACACCCGCCAGTCTGTCATGATCAGCAGTTACATTTTGCTTGGCGTGGTTTTGCTGGCCATTACCCTCTCGGTTTTTCTGTCTGTCTATCTGGTCAGCCGCGGGATTGTCGCACGTTTGAATCAACTCAGCCGGGATCTCTATGCCGTGGCACACGGCAATCTCAACGCCAGAATACAGGTGGATGGTGATGATGAAATTGGCCTGCTGGGTGACAGCCTGCGCCAGTTTCGCCAGCAAATGCTGGAAATGCAGCGCGCCAATGCGCTGAACCTGATCAACAATACCCAGGCCAGTCTCATCACCTGCGATTTATCCGGTATCGTTGAATCGGTTAATCCCAGTGCCTTATCCCTGTTTGATGCCGAAACGATCCCGGACAATCAGACTATCTGGGCGCTGTTTAACCGCGCAATGGAACCCCGTCTCAAGCGCCTGTTCCTGCCCAGCAGCCCTTTGCAAGCCAATGGTGCCTGCAACCTCACCATCAAGCAGGCACACTCAGGGGAACAGCGCTATCTCCGGCTGGATTTCCGCCTGTTCAAGCAGGGCCAGGAGGCCAAAGTCATTATCACTGTGACCGACATCACCGAGCAGGAAAATGCTGCCCGCTGGCTGGAAAATATGGTGCAGGAGAAAACGGAGTCTCTGACCAAACGTAACCGGCAGCTGAAAGCCGAAATTGAAGACAGAAAACGGATTGAGGAAGACTTACGCGCAACCCAGGATGAGCTGATCCAGGCGGCCAAAATGGCCGTGGTGGGACAAACCATGACTTCACTGGCGCACGAGCTGAACCAGCCGCTGTCAGCCATGACCACTCATATCTTTGCCACGCGTATGGCCGTGGATAAGAACAACCTGACTCAACTGACCGCCAGCCTGGATAAAATGGACAGCCTGACCGAGCGCATGGCCCGCATTATTACCAGCCTGCGCAATTTCGCGAAAAAGCAATCAGCCAACCGGATGCTGCAAGCCGTTGATATTCAGGAATCCATTAATCACGCTCAGCAACTGATCGAAAGCCGGCTGAAAGTTCAGCAAACCAGGCTGATCAGCAGCATCAACAGTCCGTTTCAGGTCATTGCCGATCCCGTGCAGCTGGAACAGGTACTGGTCAATCTCTTCGTGAACAGCTGTGATGCGGTAGCGGGTTGTGAGACCAGAGAGATTTACGTCGAACTGCTTCATCACTCGGCGCAACGTCACACGTTCAGTCTGGCGATTTGTGATACGGGGCCGGGTTTTGCAAGAGACATGATTGAAAAACTGTTCACTCCTTTTACCACCACCAAAGATGTAGGGCTGGGTCTGGGGCTGAACATTTGCCGTTCCATCATGAACCGCTTGAACGGTGATATTTACCTTGCTTCCACCTTGCAGGGAGGCGCAATGGTTGTTTTGGAGTTAAAGAAATATGACGATTAG
- a CDS encoding sigma-54 dependent transcriptional regulator: MTISDHIEVLIIDDDQDVADAYQHLLEVAGYQTLTATDPLQALTLLHKEWPGVVITDMYMPGMNGKEVLQRIKSLDNTLPVILITGHGDIPMAVDALQNGAADFLQKPLQPAALITLLDKHLPKRKQLIEHRKRLRQTASDVLLGDSPLIVKLRHQIAAAESHDKDALIEGEAGTGRHTLARMLHSQTNMGKGPLIQLCGSKVARTSDLQRAMLNAREGSLCINHLPAMPTETQHWLCRFLLEQERLAKREVRVLAIIEGTAEQAVEKETLVPELFYFLSQARFVIPPLRQRASDITLLFRYFLEASCQKLNKPVPVVDKAYLNTLNRHTWQGNVLELRNVAELYAIGIVKLTGQERTKSLDQMSSPLDDLIDSYEKQVIEDALYLFGGRINEVSTYLQIPRKKLYLRMKKHNLDKADYKAG; the protein is encoded by the coding sequence ATGACGATTAGCGATCACATTGAAGTCCTGATCATTGACGACGATCAGGATGTTGCCGATGCTTACCAGCACCTGCTGGAAGTGGCGGGTTATCAGACCCTGACAGCCACCGATCCGCTGCAGGCTCTGACCCTGCTTCACAAAGAGTGGCCGGGCGTGGTGATTACCGATATGTATATGCCCGGTATGAACGGCAAAGAGGTATTGCAACGGATTAAATCCCTCGACAACACCCTGCCTGTCATACTCATCACCGGCCATGGCGACATTCCTATGGCAGTGGATGCCTTACAAAACGGGGCGGCCGATTTCCTGCAAAAGCCATTACAACCCGCAGCGCTGATCACACTGCTGGATAAACATCTGCCCAAACGAAAGCAGCTGATTGAACACCGTAAACGGCTGCGACAAACCGCCAGTGATGTGCTCTTGGGTGACAGCCCGCTGATCGTCAAACTCCGTCACCAGATTGCAGCCGCGGAAAGCCATGACAAAGATGCCCTGATTGAAGGAGAAGCCGGAACAGGGCGTCATACTCTGGCCCGCATGCTGCATTCCCAGACCAATATGGGCAAAGGCCCTTTGATTCAATTGTGCGGCAGCAAGGTGGCGCGTACTTCAGATTTACAACGGGCAATGCTCAATGCCCGTGAAGGCAGTCTCTGCATCAATCACCTGCCGGCGATGCCGACAGAGACACAGCACTGGCTCTGCCGTTTTCTTCTTGAGCAGGAGCGCCTGGCGAAAAGGGAAGTTCGGGTACTGGCCATCATTGAAGGCACAGCTGAACAAGCGGTCGAAAAAGAAACCCTGGTGCCTGAGCTGTTTTACTTTCTCAGTCAGGCGCGATTTGTCATTCCACCATTAAGGCAACGGGCAAGCGATATTACCCTGCTGTTCCGATACTTTCTGGAGGCCAGTTGCCAGAAGCTGAACAAGCCCGTTCCTGTGGTGGATAAAGCCTACCTCAATACCCTCAACCGCCACACCTGGCAAGGTAACGTTCTGGAACTGCGTAATGTCGCAGAGCTCTACGCGATTGGGATCGTCAAGCTCACCGGGCAAGAGCGGACCAAGTCACTGGATCAAATGAGCAGCCCGTTGGATGATCTGATCGATAGCTATGAAAAACAAGTGATTGAAGATGCCCTGTACCTGTTTGGCGGCAGAATTAATGAGGTTTCCACTTACCTGCAGATCCCGCGTAAAAAGCTGTATCTGAGAATGAAAAAACACAATCTGGATAAAGCCGACTATAAAGCCGGATAA
- a CDS encoding porin, translated as MKKTLAAAIISSVFASGASYAANIYQGEDGSEVNLYGRLGYNITDKATDDGDTNGEFDARLGLGGSQPINDQFSVIGWAEYQVNAAEAENSGGDSLSPRYVWAGIDGQEMGKVTGGRVASGLIMFTDIVDVFALSDIAAARQAEVVDGTAVQVFRQDATLQYQNSINGLDFSVGYIFGNNDKNAFGNSLDNGMNAALRYTLDLGQGGRLAPVLAYQYSEDKDGNEYNFWGVGATYSINAFTLGAEYSEDEVDAGGPSKSKDEVWEVVAIYDLNTDWTLRAGYRNLENTDGDELELKDTTLEAQYHLTSRSSLFTSYVFRDGKNGTNLSTGKAVNFGGDADEDFYQLGIRYEF; from the coding sequence ATGAAAAAAACACTAGCAGCGGCAATTATCTCCAGCGTGTTTGCCAGTGGCGCAAGCTACGCGGCAAATATTTATCAAGGCGAAGATGGTAGTGAAGTGAATCTTTACGGCCGTCTGGGCTACAACATTACAGACAAAGCCACCGATGATGGCGACACCAATGGCGAATTTGATGCACGTCTTGGCCTGGGTGGCTCTCAGCCAATCAATGATCAGTTTTCCGTGATTGGCTGGGCCGAGTACCAGGTCAATGCAGCAGAAGCTGAAAACTCCGGCGGTGACAGCTTGTCTCCTCGTTATGTCTGGGCCGGTATCGACGGTCAAGAAATGGGTAAAGTGACGGGTGGCCGTGTGGCTTCTGGCCTGATCATGTTTACCGATATCGTTGATGTGTTTGCCTTGTCTGATATCGCCGCAGCCCGTCAGGCAGAGGTGGTTGATGGTACCGCCGTTCAGGTTTTCCGTCAGGATGCGACGCTACAATACCAGAACAGCATCAACGGTTTAGACTTCTCCGTTGGCTATATTTTTGGTAACAATGATAAAAACGCGTTCGGTAATTCACTGGATAACGGGATGAACGCCGCGCTGCGTTACACGCTGGATCTGGGTCAGGGTGGCCGTCTGGCGCCTGTGCTGGCGTATCAGTACAGCGAAGACAAAGACGGTAATGAGTACAACTTCTGGGGTGTTGGTGCCACCTACAGCATCAACGCTTTCACTTTGGGTGCTGAGTACTCTGAAGATGAAGTGGATGCGGGTGGTCCAAGCAAGAGTAAGGATGAAGTCTGGGAAGTAGTTGCCATCTATGATCTGAACACCGACTGGACACTGCGTGCAGGTTACCGCAACCTGGAAAACACCGACGGTGACGAGTTAGAGCTGAAAGACACGACGCTGGAAGCTCAGTATCATCTGACTAGCCGTTCTTCTTTGTTCACCAGCTACGTCTTCCGTGACGGTAAAAATGGTACAAATCTCAGCACAGGTAAAGCTGTTAATTTCGGCGGTGATGCCGACGAAGACTTCTACCAACTGGGTATTCGTTACGAGTTCTAA